acaagcgtattttctttcagtCTCCGTTCCAtttgcggcccgtatgcggaacaattcacttcaatgggtctgcaaaaaacggaaatgactccatgtgcagtccgtttccatatgtccactcaaaaaaaaaatatatatatatattttcctattcttgtcaatttgcagacaaggataggcattgttacaaaggaTCCACACAAAAAAGTATGCAATATGTACGAAGTAcagacggttgtgtgcatgagccttaaggctgggttcacatgtgaTTAGCTATGGACTTTCTGCAGCAGATAAAATGCACACCAACGGGTACCTGCACATGCTGCGGATTCTGTTGCAGAACAGCTATAGATTAGACACCGTTTCATTCTTTGCATTGGAAAATGTAAAACCTGCAGtgcaaattgacatgctgcagcttTCAAAATCCACAATGCCACAGCttttctgcagcatgtgaatgAGAATTCCTGGTACTGTACAATGCTGCCGATTTGCTGCACAAAAAGCCACAGGGGCAAATTTGCAGCTAATAATtcacatgtgaacccagcctcaggccccattcatttttttatttttattacagataggatgtggacccattcatttcaatgggtccacatgaaatgcggacagcatactgtgTGGTGTGCGCATCCGTATgttcgttccgtagccccgcaaaaaagatgatgtcctattcctgtcagtTCTGcaaaggataggcattgttacaatggatttgcAAAAGAAACAGATGCAAACATGGATGTTTCtgtatgttttgcggaccgcaaaatgcaccCTAAAAGGtttaggtcctctttaatataatCCAGTTCTATGTACATGAGAAATCTTAACTTCAGAAGACCATTCCAAAACTGGCCATCTTTCCACTTTATTTCTACTGCCAATACTTGAAGCAATACAATGAAACCTTCTAGACAAACAGGATTGCAACATTGCTTACTCTTCAGAAGTAAAGAAATACAGAAAATAAACTACAAATAAGTTATGGGTACAGAAAAGCGCAACTCAAAAAGCACCTAATCAATCTCTTCATTAGCCATGAATTCCGGTTCTTCCACATTTTTTAAGGAACAGCTCGCTATAGACTTCTGGATGGCATCCTTCTCCTCTGTAACAGAAGCACATTTAGTGGTGTATAGTGACATACCCACCACTTCTACAATGCAGTTTACTTACCAGGATTCTTGCAGTTCTTCAGCAACAGCCTTAGTTGTTTCCTGTTGTACTGGATGAGGAATTTTTGACAAGTACGTATTGTACCTGTAAAAACACAATGTAATCTTAAAGGGATAGTCAGTGTAGAATGAAAAGCTATACAGACTAGTAGTCGTGATCAAATGTAACCCCCGCCAATCAGGTGTGTTGAGAAGGAGTGCTGCAACTTACCAtgtacagcactgtacattgtatagcggctgtgcttggtatggggctgagctgctcctaggccacatgaacgcgtcatcacatggcctaggaaaagcaaagAGAAGGCCTCACAAGAACGCTActgctttaaacagctgattggtgggggtctcaggtttcggacccccagtgatcaaatactgatgacctatacagaagaaaggtcatcagtataaaaatcttggaaaagccctttaaagttCATTGTGTCCGTAGTCTGCACTTTGCAGACAATTATAGAACATCATCTTTTTGCACAATGGACATGATGCAGAAAAGCACATGGATCACCGAGGaaatatgtctgcaaaatgcaaacccactgaagtcaacgggtctgcaaaaaaaaaaaaaaaaagtgggcggcGCACAGACCGTATCTGTATTTTGGGGATCCATGATGGATACAGTCATGTACATTAGGCCGATCTCTAAACAGTTTACTCCATCATGCCAGATAATCCAAAGTACAGCATAGTGGTTTCCAAAACACAAacaaggaataaaaaataaaaaatttacagtgCAGAGCACCATAACTACCTTACAAAACTATGGACAATAACCCCAGGTATGAGGAAGCGAGGGCAGAGCTTTCAAATCTGTGAAGAGGTAATGGTTTTGAATTGTGGCTCATGGCAGTCCACCATATATACATGTCACATATATGGTAAGACACGATTAATAAAACAAAGGATAAAAACTTGGCTTGATCAGCCCTTCATCAGACACACAGATAAGCCTAATTAGTGGGACTGAAAAACGGGAGTGTGGATCTACACCCTACAAATGCCATGGCACAAAACCAGTTACCACTTCACTGTCATTGGTCTTGAGAAGGTCACCGCTGTGTAAAAGCCCCGTGCCATGGTTCACTACCAAGGTTACTCACCTCCAATATGTAGTGTGTTGATGAAGCAGGCATAGCGCTGCCCTCTGTTCTCCAGGCTGGTGATAAAAGGAAGGGATGACCACAGAAGCTGGTGAGACTCCTTACGACATCGAAGCAAGATGATGCCAGTGTAAGCATTCAAATATTTCACTGTTGAAGAAATGTAGTTTCACATTAGGATAGTCTCTACCTAAAAACAAAACTATGAAGTACAAGACCTACAGCCCACCAGCAGCTCTAATGCAGCCAACATTTTAGCATTCGTATTCCAGCTGCAGATCCCAGCTTGACTGCAGGTCTTATGACCCGGAGGGATTTAGTTCATGTCCCGAGACCCCACAGTTGGGCCAGCACTGATGCTGTTGTGATGGGTCAGGACTTACAGCTGTAATGTGGATGCTAATATACAGCTCAATTATGGACATCTGAACTTAGCCTCATGTAGAGTCGTGGCCCTGATTTCACTCATACTGTGGAAGCAGTGCAAAAGTCTCCCATACTCCGATGGGAGAAAATCTCATGCCCGATGCACTTCTAATTATTACAGATAttaaaagggcttctgtcagcccactaaaccgttttttttttttttttggttaataatccctatactgcgagctccgcatacataagctaaatattcatacgccccctccgctgtgtgattgacagggccagggaacggaatcgttctctgctggccctgcctgtttgcattcaaaatcctgcgcctgcgccgcggccgtacccatcttcaatgtgcgcaggccgctccatcctcaatgcacctgcgccgatgacgtcacatctacacccggcgcaggatTTTGAAtacaaacaggcagggccagcagagaacgattccgttccctggccctgtcaatcacactgcggagggggcgtcattaggttctgaggatgcggctgctaccagcaagtagccgccctacttgctggtagcaaggtaatttacatattataaaaatagctttttaacaaaatctactgaacaaaaatgaatatttagcttatgtatagggagctcgcagtgtagggattattattaaccaaaaaaaaaaaaaaacggtttagtgggccgacagaagccctttaagctttaggcctcctgcgcatgaacgttgtgcatccgttccgtgcggcagacgggacggatggagacccattcaacttgaatgggtccgtgatccccccgcaccgcaaaaaaataaaaccagttctattttttttgcggtgcggaggcacggacagaaacaccaaagaagcactccgtagtacttcCATGGGGTTcagatctgtgcttccgttccgcatcgcCGTGAttgccagggctgtggagtcggaggcaattttgggtacctggagtcggaaaAAAAAttaaccgactccgactcctactagatttaaattaggaaaaaaaaaaaaaaagcaagtttaaatgtcccaattcacaaaaaggtATAAATTAATTACTGCATTTTTTGCCcatagacgcacctaggtttttgaggagtaaaataaaaaaaatattttgaaccaaaaggtgtgcttttggtgggttttgaactaatggtggtctgtgggtggcactgttatgggggcatctgaggatggcactgttatgggggtatctgtggatgacacctatatagcatcttatcttatgtgtcatccacagaccccccccccccaataacagtgtccctgtgtagtgaataggggccggcatctgtttctttAATGGCAACGGGGCCCGGTGcccgcttcattcataaagtgggcggagcaggcgcgtgacgtagtgagaaacagatgccggcccccagcccctcctccctctcagcctattcaccggacggtcgtagcattcgccccataagacgcactgctatttttcccccacttttgcgaaaaatacggtacttctctactgtaagaataaaggccaatgcatgcagtgcgtcacgttaccgcaaaacgaacacgttaagtgaccatgaagaagcatgcttttcacatgcttcactatatggcacgcaacgcacagttaaggagcgacaatacttatactttccgctgttacagggagcgcaacgcccatggttaacctagcctctcactgataactcaattaagtaaatatgttttttgcaggactagacacttgtataagtgaagggaatggatagtcaatagctcaagactgaagctggaaaccatttgaaaaactgctgtcattcagctaaggcgaTAAAAACTTGTAAGCTCAGATTattagcttaaactttaaacatgactatgggattctactagggaaatcaggttttacaataaatgccccttcccgGATCcccccactgccctatcttcagcagaagatccgcacacaaaggagaaggcagcagcttcctagccagtagttctgtggtaatgacatgtatgttgcctttcttttcttcaaggaatgtataaaatacatttgcatattaaatacagagtcgtcggaagtaccaaaaactgagaggagtcaacgttcatgtgcaagaggccttagtcaaaGTTTATTTTAACCATATTttgaaccccccaaaaaacaggaaaaaaaaaaaaaaaaatgaaatcctgggccctattaaccccttaaagatggGTCCTATTTTCATGTTTACGTGTGTTATTTTATCTATCcaagttccaatagccataacttttatttttctgctcacataaccatatgagggcttatttttttgcaggacaagatgtaTTTTTTAATGCCGCCATTTAAATTTACAATGTCTTGCATTGGAAAACAAGACAGAATttctttgtggggtaaaattgaaaaaataataataataataataatccgcTGAGGTTTTTGACATCACGTGCGCAAAAAAAGACATGATGTCCTTATTCTGTCGCTCAATCTTATTGCAGCGATATCAAACTTGTATATTCTAGTCCAAAACCATGATGGTGGACATGTGAAGGTTAGGAGATGTCACAGCCCGCTGGCGGGAAAACCAGTACTTCAACCGCCTATTTGATTAGAATATAAGACTGCTTTGCCCACCTTTGATAACTAAATGTTGAACGTTGAtgtttgaggctactttcacactagcgttcgatcggatccgttctgaacgtatccgatcatattaatgcagacggtggctccgttcagaacggatccgtctgcattatattggcaaaaaatagctaagtgtgaaattagcctgagcggatccgtccagactttacattgaaagtcaatgggggacggatccgtttgaagattgagccatattgtggcatcttcaaacggatccgtccccattgacttacattgtaagtctggacggatccgcacggccaggcggacacccgaacgctgcaagcagcgttcaggtgtccgcctgctgagcggagcggaggctgaacgccgccagactgatgcagtctgagcggatccgcatccattcagactgcatcagggctggacggaagcgttcgggtccgctcgtgagccccttcaaacggcgctcacgagcggacagccgaacgctagtgtgaaactagcctaatactgCAATAGATTGAAACCATAATGGCGGGCATGTGACGGTTGGTCGTTGCCATAGTTCGCAGGTCGTAGCCAGTACTTCAACCGCCTAATTGAATTGAGCATAAGAATGTTTGATCACCGTTgataactaagggtactttcacacttgcggcagaggattccggcaggcagttccgtcgccggaacagcctgccggatccctcAAAATgtacgcaaactgatggcattagtcaatgccggatcagtctctccggtgtcatccgaaaggggaaaataaaaaaaaataaaaaagaagataatcgatccggcatttattttttcaacattttttgcagtctgagcatgcgcagactgcaaaaacggatccgttttgccagaacaatcgggctggatccggcattaatgcatgtcaatccccaggatagatcatcagtttaaacaaactgcagaaccactTTAAGGATAAACAGGGGAATGCAAAAACCCACCTGAGGGAAATCAACACAATCCTACGAGACCCCCTCAGACACCATTATTAGACGGAAGGGAATGGCTGAAAGACATCCCTTTACCACATCAGTTGAGGAGAAAGAAGAACTAAATTACACCATTAAACCAGAGGATGTAACGAATGCCATTAAAAATCTAACCCTAGGTAAATCCCCCGAACCGGATGGCTACACGGGTGAATTTTACCGCATCTTATCTCAAGAAATAGCTCCAACATTATCCCAAATATACACGGGCTATATGCAAGGTAACACTATACCCACCCAAACAGCACGTATCAAGGTCCTTCCGAAACCAGGAAAAGATCCAACACTGGCTTCTTCATATTGTCTGATCTCATTGATCAATGTAGATTTGAAGGTAATTTCTAAAATTCTTGCTGACAGATTAGCGAATAAAATGCCAAGACTACTATTCCCCGCTCAAGTGAGCTTCATACAAGGGAGGGCGGCAGTCACAAATGTAGGTAGAGTACTGACATCGCTGGACAAAATCAAAATGCGTCCTAAGAGCCAGCCATAGTTGCTAtagatgctgaaaaagcctttgataATGTGGACTGGGGATGGATGGATCATGTTTTAGACTATTGGCTTTGAATGGCCCGTTCAGACAATATCTTGGGGCACTCTATTCAAACCCACAAGCCAAAATACACACTCCTGGTTTCCTCTCCAAATCCTTTAACATGGGCAAAGGCACAAGGCAAGGCCGCCCCGCTCTCTCCTCttatatttaaagggcttctgtcaccccgcaaacagcaattttcagtattggacttaatataattgctaaagtacgcagagtccatatataccctcttacctctggctgtgctttaaattctataaaaatagtacttttgtgatatgcaaatttcttcactaccagcaagttggtcGGTTaattgctggtagccgccacatcctcggtctaaaaaaaaaaaaaaaaaaaaaaaaaaaaaaaaaaaaaaaacaccccctcctccacttgattgacaggcccatcgtgcgctctcctcctcccgctggccgTTTGCAGCTGAAATTCCGCGCAtgcgccgtaccggtcctcattcggcacaggcgctctgagaggaGGATGCTCACTTgactgctccttcctcagtgcgcctgtgccgatgacatcAGCCCTACACCAGGAAGAGAAGATTCCGGCATCACAGGAGGCGGAgagtccggtgacgtcactggatgCTTGATTCAGGTAAGTATTTGCCTAATAAGCATGCAGCCACTACAACCACCAACGAAATGGGGTGCCATTATTTTACAAAAAGTATATTTAGAcacactataccaccaacgcttatGAATAATATACCCAtaattactaaatatatatatatatatatatatatatatatatatatatatatatatatatatatatatttaacaaaatatatatttgttaattatatatatttagtaattatgggtatattatttatatatattttcactgCCTGATCCAtttttatgaccagacacaaaacggaAAGCCGCCAGAACCGAAGACATccccctgaacggatctctttccattcagaatacaggaGGACGGAaacttttttctggtattgagatcctcaatGTGAAAGGCGTTAGGGCTGATTCTGACTGATGTGTCGGCCGCATCTCCCACACTGACTGTGGCTCCCCTGACCTGACTGCGTCATAGTGATTTATCATACAGTCCATTACTATCTG
This portion of the Bufo gargarizans isolate SCDJY-AF-19 chromosome 1, ASM1485885v1, whole genome shotgun sequence genome encodes:
- the POP5 gene encoding ribonuclease P/MRP protein subunit POP5; protein product: MRFKSRYFLCELVLEDPRLKQNISQGTVFYNVREAVARLHGDFGAAAFSIGLSVKYLNAYTGIILLRCRKESHQLLWSSLPFITSLENRGQRYACFINTLHIGGTIRTCQKFLIQYNRKQLRLLLKNCKNPEEKDAIQKSIASCSLKNVEEPEFMANEEID